A single genomic interval of Hevea brasiliensis isolate MT/VB/25A 57/8 chromosome 4, ASM3005281v1, whole genome shotgun sequence harbors:
- the LOC110632835 gene encoding probable membrane-associated kinase regulator 1, producing MGKRRDKDSRSSQTLPSSPSHSFSSSSSDFEFSTSLSPRKSSTALCPADELFYKGQLLPLHLYPRISMVRTLLLASSSTSSSSDTTTTASRNSTGSSNDSTCSFSSDLVLLGECDSSRPSSVTEDDEFKRLNNAYPPHFQTHVHLNSQIKKSNKYFSLSRFSSVFKKEPNNRENDALSSSSVKRMSATAKEVIRKYLKKVKPLYEKLSQKQQQKMGGVNPMRTAPISSVSFSIKSERSDDYSVKNPSKESNREFSHSFSGNLRYPRRRSYVSSCPSSMRSSPSHSGVLCRKGFMGSATSNRIAGGMHYADKSSMEELQSAIQGAIAHCKNSMMQSKTMMSNEI from the coding sequence ATGGGAAAGAGAAGAGACAAAGATTCGAGATCATCCCAAACTCTACCCTCATCACCTTCtcactctttctcttcttcttcctcagaTTTTGAGTTCAGCACCTCTCTGTCTCCACGCAAATCTTCCACAGCTCTATGCCCAGCAGACGAGCTTTTCTACAAGGGTCAGCTCTTGCCTCTCCATCTCTACCCCCGCATTTCCATGGTTCGTACACTCCTCTTAGCCTCTTCAAGCACATCTTCCTCTTCTGACACCACCACCACCGCCTCTCGCAACTCTACCGGCAGCTCCAACGACTCCACCTGCTCCTTCAGTAGCGATCTTGTCTTGCTTGGAGAGTGTGACTCTTCAAGACCCAGTTCTGTCACCGAAGACGATGAGTTCAAGCGGCTTAACAACGCCTACCCTCCTCATTTTCAAACCCATGTTCACTTGAATTCCCAGATCAAGAAGAGCAATAAGTACTTCTCTCTATCGAGATTCTCTTCTGTGTTCAAGAAGGAGCCCAATAACCGCGAAAACGATGCTTTATCTAGTTCTTCAGTGAAAAGAATGAGCGCTACAGCAAAGGAGGTGATAAGGAAGTACTTGAAGAAAGTGAAGCCATTGTACGAGAAACTTTCCCAGAAACAACAGCAAAAAATGGGAGGTGTAAATCCAATGAGAACAGCACCAATTAGCAGCGTCTCATTTTCCATCAAATCGGAGAGATCTGATGACTACTCTGTCAAGAATCCAAGCAAAGAAAGCAACCGAGAATTTTCCCACTCTTTCTCGGGAAACCTGAGGTACCCAAGAAGGAGAAGCTACGTTTCAAGCTGCCCATCGTCCATGAGGTCATCTCCCAGCCACTCTGGCGTCCTTTGTAGAAAAGGATTCATGGGTTCAGCCACAAGTAATAGGATCGCTGGTGGTATGCACTATGCAGATAAATCATCCATGGAGGAGTTGCAGAGTGCTATTCAAGGTGCAATCGCTCATTGCAAGAACTCCATGATGCAAAGCAAGACTATGATGAGTAatgaaatctaa
- the LOC110632833 gene encoding cyclin-T1-4 isoform X3, with amino-acid sequence MSFARNYHSQGNYHSQGGTLHDDRWSSFNRNNYSNRNRSMNTNRNDNYNHNWNYNHFHEFPGKFRDHINNSNNYVNISSGAPSFKRRKFSAGTWGDTGRHFVQQITYETTVPSTYNNSVPSTRSNAETSTSTSCKRDRTKLEDDEPAFMSRDEIERHSPSRKDGIDALRETHLRYSYCAFLQNLGLRLDLPQTTVGTAMVLCHRFFVRRSHACHDRFLIATAAIFLASKSEETPRPLNNVLRASCEIFHKQDMTFLSYILPVDWFEHYRERVIEAEQMILTTLNFELNVQHPYAPLTSVLNKLGFSQTVLVNLALNLVSEGKLFGLALL; translated from the exons ATGTCCTTTGCTCGGAATTACCATTCACAAGGTAATTACCATTCGCAAGGTGGCACTCTCCACGATGATCGTTGGTCCTCTTTCAATAGAAACAactacagtaacaggaacaggAGTATGAACACAAATAGGAATGACAATTACAACCATAACTGGAATTATAACCATTTCCATGAATTCCCAGGAAAATTCAGGGACCACATAAACAACAGTAACAATTATGTTAACATTTCTAGTGGTGCCCCATCCTTCAAAAGGAGAAAATTTAGTGCTGGCACCTGGGGagacactgggagacactttgtgcaGCAGATCACTTATGAAACCACTGTTCCTTCAACCTACAACAATTCTGTCCCTTCTACAAGATCAAATGCTGAGACCTCTACGTCTACCAGCTGCAAACGTGACCGCACAAAATTGGAAGATGATGAACCTGCATTTATGTCCAGGGATGAGATTGAGAGACACTCCCCATCGAGAAAAGATGGTATTGATGCACTACGGGAAACACATTTGCGGTATTCTTACTGTGCATTCCTTCAGAATCTTGGACTGCGGCTTGATTT GCCACAAACCACTGTTGGTACTGCCATGGTTTTGTGCCATCGTTTTTTTGTGCGAAGATCACATGCTTGCCATGACAGATTT TTAATTGCTACTGCTGCTATTTTTCTTGCTTCAAAGTCTGAGGAGACACCACGCCCTTTGAACAATGTACTGAGAGCTTCTTGTGAAATTTTTCACAAGCAAGATATGACTTTTTTGTCATACATTCTCCCTGTT GATTGGTTTGAACACTACCGGGAGCGAGTGATTGAAGCTGAGCAAATGATACTGACAACTCTAAATTTTGAACTTAATGTGCAGCATCCATATGCTCCACTGACATCTGTCCTTAACAAATTAGGGTTTTCACAAACAGTTTTGGTGAACCTGGCCTTAAACTTGGTCAGTGAAGG GAAGCTATTTGGTTTGGCTCTGCTTTAG
- the LOC110632833 gene encoding cyclin-T1-4 isoform X2 produces the protein MSFARNYHSQGNYHSQGGTLHDDRWSSFNRNNYSNRNRSMNTNRNDNYNHNWNYNHFHEFPGKFRDHINNSNNYVNISSGAPSFKRRKFSAGTWGDTGRHFVQQITYETTVPSTYNNSVPSTRSNAETSTSTSCKRDRTKLEDDEPAFMSRDEIERHSPSRKDGIDALRETHLRYSYCAFLQNLGLRLDLPQTTVGTAMVLCHRFFVRRSHACHDRFLIATAAIFLASKSEETPRPLNNVLRASCEIFHKQDMTFLSYILPVDWFEHYRERVIEAEQMILTTLNFELNVQHPYAPLTSVLNKLGFSQTVLVNLALNLVSEGVYTRLACLLAGGLICCAWKVFFLTSEVELPICCGSHNHDYIPHQPGYLL, from the exons ATGTCCTTTGCTCGGAATTACCATTCACAAGGTAATTACCATTCGCAAGGTGGCACTCTCCACGATGATCGTTGGTCCTCTTTCAATAGAAACAactacagtaacaggaacaggAGTATGAACACAAATAGGAATGACAATTACAACCATAACTGGAATTATAACCATTTCCATGAATTCCCAGGAAAATTCAGGGACCACATAAACAACAGTAACAATTATGTTAACATTTCTAGTGGTGCCCCATCCTTCAAAAGGAGAAAATTTAGTGCTGGCACCTGGGGagacactgggagacactttgtgcaGCAGATCACTTATGAAACCACTGTTCCTTCAACCTACAACAATTCTGTCCCTTCTACAAGATCAAATGCTGAGACCTCTACGTCTACCAGCTGCAAACGTGACCGCACAAAATTGGAAGATGATGAACCTGCATTTATGTCCAGGGATGAGATTGAGAGACACTCCCCATCGAGAAAAGATGGTATTGATGCACTACGGGAAACACATTTGCGGTATTCTTACTGTGCATTCCTTCAGAATCTTGGACTGCGGCTTGATTT GCCACAAACCACTGTTGGTACTGCCATGGTTTTGTGCCATCGTTTTTTTGTGCGAAGATCACATGCTTGCCATGACAGATTT TTAATTGCTACTGCTGCTATTTTTCTTGCTTCAAAGTCTGAGGAGACACCACGCCCTTTGAACAATGTACTGAGAGCTTCTTGTGAAATTTTTCACAAGCAAGATATGACTTTTTTGTCATACATTCTCCCTGTT GATTGGTTTGAACACTACCGGGAGCGAGTGATTGAAGCTGAGCAAATGATACTGACAACTCTAAATTTTGAACTTAATGTGCAGCATCCATATGCTCCACTGACATCTGTCCTTAACAAATTAGGGTTTTCACAAACAGTTTTGGTGAACCTGGCCTTAAACTTGGTCAGTGAAGG GGTCTACACAAGATTAGCGTGCTTATTAGCTGGCGGATTGATATGCTGTGCAtggaaagttttttttttaacctcTGAAGTTGAACTGCCGATATGTTGTGGATCACATAACCATGATTATATACCCCATCAACCCGGTTATCTGCTATAA
- the LOC110632833 gene encoding cyclin-T1-4 isoform X1, with translation MSFARNYHSQGNYHSQGGTLHDDRWSSFNRNNYSNRNRSMNTNRNDNYNHNWNYNHFHEFPGKFRDHINNSNNYVNISSGAPSFKRRKFSAGTWGDTGRHFVQQITYETTVPSTYNNSVPSTRSNAETSTSTSCKRDRTKLEDDEPAFMSRDEIERHSPSRKDGIDALRETHLRYSYCAFLQNLGLRLDLPQTTVGTAMVLCHRFFVRRSHACHDRFLIATAAIFLASKSEETPRPLNNVLRASCEIFHKQDMTFLSYILPVDWFEHYRERVIEAEQMILTTLNFELNVQHPYAPLTSVLNKLGFSQTVLVNLALNLVSEGLRSSLWLQFKPHHIAAGAAYLAARFLNLDLACHQNIWQEFQTTPAIIQDVAQQLMELF, from the exons ATGTCCTTTGCTCGGAATTACCATTCACAAGGTAATTACCATTCGCAAGGTGGCACTCTCCACGATGATCGTTGGTCCTCTTTCAATAGAAACAactacagtaacaggaacaggAGTATGAACACAAATAGGAATGACAATTACAACCATAACTGGAATTATAACCATTTCCATGAATTCCCAGGAAAATTCAGGGACCACATAAACAACAGTAACAATTATGTTAACATTTCTAGTGGTGCCCCATCCTTCAAAAGGAGAAAATTTAGTGCTGGCACCTGGGGagacactgggagacactttgtgcaGCAGATCACTTATGAAACCACTGTTCCTTCAACCTACAACAATTCTGTCCCTTCTACAAGATCAAATGCTGAGACCTCTACGTCTACCAGCTGCAAACGTGACCGCACAAAATTGGAAGATGATGAACCTGCATTTATGTCCAGGGATGAGATTGAGAGACACTCCCCATCGAGAAAAGATGGTATTGATGCACTACGGGAAACACATTTGCGGTATTCTTACTGTGCATTCCTTCAGAATCTTGGACTGCGGCTTGATTT GCCACAAACCACTGTTGGTACTGCCATGGTTTTGTGCCATCGTTTTTTTGTGCGAAGATCACATGCTTGCCATGACAGATTT TTAATTGCTACTGCTGCTATTTTTCTTGCTTCAAAGTCTGAGGAGACACCACGCCCTTTGAACAATGTACTGAGAGCTTCTTGTGAAATTTTTCACAAGCAAGATATGACTTTTTTGTCATACATTCTCCCTGTT GATTGGTTTGAACACTACCGGGAGCGAGTGATTGAAGCTGAGCAAATGATACTGACAACTCTAAATTTTGAACTTAATGTGCAGCATCCATATGCTCCACTGACATCTGTCCTTAACAAATTAGGGTTTTCACAAACAGTTTTGGTGAACCTGGCCTTAAACTTGGTCAGTGAAGG GCTTAGGAGCTCACTGTGGCTTCAGTTTAAACCTCATCATATTGCTGCTGGTGCTGCTTACCTTGCTGCCAGGTTTTTAAATTTGGATCTGGCTTGTCACCAAAATATCTGGCAGGAGTTTCAAACAACACCAGCCATTATCCAAG ATGTGGCACAGCAGTTGATGGAGCTCTTTTAA